One window of the Triticum dicoccoides isolate Atlit2015 ecotype Zavitan chromosome 3B, WEW_v2.0, whole genome shotgun sequence genome contains the following:
- the LOC119280856 gene encoding uncharacterized protein LOC119280856, giving the protein MSAAIWTAVDSPSPYTPGRIRPRLVHQWRLTTVALSRAFRATPSSSNCATRLLSIWEEQHLPIRFDKGHGVVQFGWGSRPIPHHPPQGEKDEELHHQPLCAPCSLQRVRVQDGRHVDAVHPWIRPQMSAPLHLGARHRHRPQPHPRATSLSPGSTSTSPGPRQATVEGVAPRSSCGVSAPSNQVLTTTSSERTIGGRKGLQPCAVHHPVRDPCHGDFFESAFCAVHCHVFAVRSRFLFREAPSIFLCSALACFCSALACSFPGSTISLCDEFVFSLYV; this is encoded by the exons ATGAGCGCTGCAATTTGGACGGCTGTGGATTCACCCTCTCCCTATACTCCTGGCCGGATCCGCCCTAGGTTGGTCCATCAATGGCGGCTCACCACCGTGGCTCTCTCCCGTGCCTTCAGGGCCACTCCATCGAGTTCAAATTGTGCCACGAGGCTGCTCTCTATCTGGGAGGAGCAGCACCTCCCCATCAGATTCGACAAGGGCCATGGCGTCGTACAGTTCGGATGGGGTTCTCGCCCCATCCCACACCATCCACCGCAAGGGGAGAAGGACGAGGAGCTCCACCACCAGCCCCTCTGCGCCCCATGCAGTTTGCAGCGTGTGCGTGTGCAAGACGGTAGGCACGTCGATGCAGTCCATCCCTGGATCCGACCGCAGATGTCGGCCCCTCTGCACCTTGGTGCCCGGCACAGGCACCGACCGCAGCCCCACCCCCGTGCCACCTCCCTCAGCCCCGGATCCACCAGCACCTCCCCCGGCCCACGGCAAGCCACGGTCGAGGGCGTTGCCCCGCGG AGCAGCTGCGGGGTTAGTGCGCCATCAAATCAAGTGTTGACAACCACGAGCAGTGAGAGGACCATAGGAG GAAGAAAAGGACTGCAACCATGTGCAGTACATCACCCCGTGCGGGATCCATGCCATGGTGATTTTTTTGAGTCCGCGTTCTGTGCAGTGCATTGCCATGTTTTTGCAGTGCGTTCGCGTTTCCTTTTCAGGGAAGCACCATCTATTTTTCTGTGCAGTGCCTTGGCATGTTTTTGCAGTGCTTTGGCATGTTCTTTCCCAGGAAGCACCATCTCTTTGTGTGACGAGTTTGTGTTTTCTTTGTATGTTTAG